CGTCTTTAGGCTTCTGCTCACCGGCTACACAAATTGATTTGCAGAACGAGCAGAATGTACATTTAGCTTCTTGAACTTACCCACTGCAGCACCCTCAGTTCCACCGACGTCACCACAAGACGATGATGATAATTgcaatgacgacgttttGTCTACAAGCAAAATATGTGAACTAACACCATGCAAACGCTAGCCAACTACTGTAATCAACTTCTGCGCAAATGGCAAACACAAATTTGATTTCTGAAAGAAATCCTCCTACGCATTTCTTCACCTTCCAAAAGATGTGCGTCATCCGACctcgacgaattttcctGTTTCAGTTTCGCTTTTCGATCGTTctccgcgacgtcgaaatgtCTATTCTCAGCTCCGTCCTCCGTTCCTTTTACTGAGGCGCCGTGGGAAGCATCATGCTGGCCTTCCCAGTCACCTAGAATATCACAATTAAACGTGAACAAATCATAATCGTCGTCTAAAAGGCTACGATCGAATATATCGATACGCCAAGATCTCTCTATACCTTTCTCCGCTGTTTCGGCGTTGCCCATAGCCGTTTCCCATCCAATTGCGCAGACGTAATCCTCGCCTCTAGGCTTAGTAATAAGCACGACAGTCCTGGAAGTGCTTCCGCCTTGAACGTGAACGAACTAACGATACTCCTGGAGTCCAAAAGTGTCAGCAAAACAAAAGGTCGACTTCGCAGACAGCGCTGTTGCAAATGAGTTCTACTAGACACGTGATTCACGTAATAAGCGACAAGTGACAGGATACTAAAGCTTGTCTTACGGTCTTCCTATGCTTTGAAAGTGAAAAGACGAGAAGTTGGGCAGCTATTCGGAGCCGATCGTCGGTTATGCGATCGAGAAATACACTGATAAGGATTTGAGTCGCCTAGATGGTAATATCctgcggcgaaaacgacgatgtgCCGGCGTGGCTTTTTGCGCATGCACTGCGCGAAAGAGGCACGTGACTCGCACTAACGAGCACCTTTACCGGTTCGATTCATTCTGTCTTTTAGCTCCTCCAGAAAGTCCGACTACCTTGAAGACTAAGCGCCTAAAACGCATTTAAATGGCCCAACTACTTTTCCGAGTAGGACTAGCTTCCGCTTTTGAAAGTGAGCGTGGTCgttcaaaattttcttaAAGACAGTTTTTTAGTGAAATAGTCTATAAAAAGAACTAAATGATACGTAAGACTGACTTTATTCTAAAAGTTCTTCGCATGGAGGAAACCTATAATTCTCCTTAGATATTTCAAAGGGGAGGTTGCAACCCCCTCAACCCCTGTGGGGAAATTGCGGGTTCAAAGCCAATGACGCTTCGCGCTAGAGGACAGCTTTGTCTTCCACTGGCGGATCTAGGGAGGGGATCAACATCATAATCCGGCCATATATCGCAGGCCTACCCCTGCTAAGGAAATCAAGGAACATATAGCTAGATATAGAATTTAGTTCTCTGCAAAGAGGCGacgtaaagaaaacaaagcgcaaagaagaaaagccaGCATAATTGACAGATTAAGGAAGCGTTCGAAGACGCCTATATATGTGGTACAGTACCATCATGATGCTGTTGCATGTTTCTTACTAGTTctacagtactgtactcTTTGATGTGAGATTAGGCGTGGCCAACTACACTACACTTATCTTGACATTTTCAGACTTTTGAGTTGTTTGTTTTCTGGTGCTCTTGCAAGAAACGGTATCCTATATAGAATTAgttcaattaaaaaattagaacCAAACTAACGTACATcttccttcctcttcttcaatctcTTTTGAAACAGCGCCCTCTGCAAAATAGCCAcagaaaaagcgacgaaaactCCCACAGCCAAGAAAACAAATACTCCGAGCAGATGTGATACATCCACTTGACCCTGATTGGACGAATCGGTGTTGCTATCTCCGCACTGGCCCGTATCGAGCCAGTGAGACGTCGCATTTTCCAGCCAGCCGCTACTTCGAAGTTTCATCACATTTAAAGAGAAATCGTCGCGGTACGGCATATTCTTTGGCATCGCAATCCCGTAGCCTTGCCTGTTGAATGATCGACCGACTATGTGAACGTCGCACGGCCGCTGAGAGGCGAAATACTGCAGAATGGGTAAGTCCCAAATGAAAACGTACTGATTGGCTGGATCGGTTCCTCGAGCTCGCTCCAGTCCTCTTTCGCTGTTCGAAACGGGCGATAGATTTGGCGTGGCTTTCATATATTTTCCCATTGTCTGGAACGGTTCCATGGCCGACGATGCAAAGAACTCTTCGACGGACGATGATTTCACCGTGCCATACGGAACGTCGGATTGCGTTGCCAGCTCTTGCGCCGACGATATGCTCGACGTCAAACGTTGGAACGTGAGAAAAGCGGCCAAGTTCGCCGTatacgtcgcgacgacgatgagaatGAAGAAGTACCAGAAGCCGAAGAGAATTCTCGCCGGAAGGAAGTTGGCTCCTTCCGGACCCGTCTGTAAGGCCGTTGTCAGGAAGAACCAAAACGAATCGTAGAGTTTGTGCAGAAAGATGCGCACGACGCCCCGATTTGCCTtctcgtcattgtcgtcgccATCGCGATTCTTTTGAAAATACAGCGGAGTTATTGTCTGCAGAAGGGGAAACGCGAGACTGACGACTACAACGCAAACGAGAGCGAACagccacgacgtcgtcgagaagggTCCCAAAAACGCAAAATAGTTCGTCTGCGCCGGGCGAGGCTTAGCCGTGAGGAGAGCGAGCCCGTAGTCCATCCACGGCTTCGTGAATTCGACGTACTTCATACGATGAGAGGTAATTGCAAGCGGTCCAAATGCTAAATCGTACCTctgaaaaacagaaaaaacatGCAGAGCGGGAATATTATTTGGATGCGTGCGTGATAGAACTTTCTTACGCAGTTATAAATTTCACCCATAAGCCCCGAAGCGTCTGTCAGAAATCCATTGACGTCTTCGGTGAAATCTCCGTACAAGCCGCTTTTTTCAATGTAAAGATCGTACGTAAAGTTCATTCTGTCTTTGAGCTCCTCTAGCAAGTCAACTATTATTCCTCTGAAGGCCAAAGCGCCTGAAACGTTGGGATTGTGAAACAAAAAAGGAGGTTCCTAATACATAATCACTGAAGATTACGAGGGCTCGGACGCTCCCTATAACTTTTGGACTAACATTGATTGTTACAATGCGAAAATGATAGCGCGAATTGTTCCGACGAAATGCTTCAAGACACTGTTTAAGACTTGGCACGCTTCGCCGGCTTCGTTTCTCTACGGAAGAGTCGAGTAGTTCTCCCCTACTATAGACGCCGAtctaagaaacaaagcgaCTCCTTCTTTGTGAATACTAATAATATGCAATGCGTTCAAACCTTCGAGGCGAAAAGACTGGATAGGGCTATTATGTCGTACCGGTCATGGATTCTGCCGTTCAGATGAGTATCAAATCGAATATGTCCTCCAACCGCTACACCGTCAAGCTTAAGAATAAAGAAAACAGACTAATTTTCCTATATACTTATAGATAAAACACGTA
The Oscarella lobularis chromosome 3, ooOscLobu1.1, whole genome shotgun sequence DNA segment above includes these coding regions:
- the LOC136184506 gene encoding glutamate receptor 1-like isoform X2, with the translated sequence MGHSVEGQVGVAKAIALQRGWLKVELWTESDDDYLTQLRGIEVSKVQSLTTNRILRGSESNVIVVHCSSESCFRTLRTILSKWRGSNSWIFTEDITRKFLYHGDVRRLLPPDVHALGIFRAFSENGTKQEWLHRWSRTCHLLAQCSEDMYETTLPNAAYLYDGLLLLNRLMLLNQSDVNPETLRIHASQLDGVAVGGHIRFDTHLNGRIHDRYDIIALSSLFASKIGVYSRGELLDSSVEKRSRRSVPSLKQCLEAFRRNNSRYHFRIVTINEPPFLFHNPNVSGALAFRGIIVDLLEELKDRMNFTYDLYIEKSGLYGDFTEDVNGFLTDASGLMGEIYNCRYDLAFGPLAITSHRMKYVEFTKPWMDYGLALLTAKPRPAQTNYFAFLGPFSTTSWLFALVCVVVVSLAFPLLQTITPLYFQKNRDGDDNDEKANRGVVRIFLHKLYDSFWFFLTTALQTGPEGANFLPARILFGFWYFFILIVVATYTANLAAFLTFQRLTSSISSAQELATQSDVPYGTVKSSSVEEFFASSAMEPFQTMGKYMKATPNLSPVSNSERGLERARGTDPANQYVFIWDLPILQYFASQRPCDVHIVGRSFNRQGYGIAMPKNMPYRDDFSLNVMKLRSSGWLENATSHWLDTGQCGDSNTDSSNQGQVDVSHLLGVFVFLAVGVFVAFSVAILQRALFQKRLKKRKEDDTVSCKSTRKQTTQKSENVKISVV
- the LOC136184506 gene encoding glutamate receptor 1-like isoform X1 yields the protein MLMSLFVAWFLAVLYNIEPLRCASLEKTSSFLSGAFVKTIINGVQEFNPNVGNVSVTGVEGKCSKAFLESSGVIYLVPQCLQQKSRQLSFPVVSFKDSSLSFGMGHSVEGQVGVAKAIALQRGWLKVELWTESDDDYLTQLRGIEVSKVQSLTTNRILRGSESNVIVVHCSSESCFRTLRTILSKWRGSNSWIFTEDITRKFLYHGDVRRLLPPDVHALGIFRAFSENGTKQEWLHRWSRTCHLLAQCSEDMYETTLPNAAYLYDGLLLLNRLMLLNQSDVNPETLRIHASQLDGVAVGGHIRFDTHLNGRIHDRYDIIALSSLFASKIGVYSRGELLDSSVEKRSRRSVPSLKQCLEAFRRNNSRYHFRIVTINEPPFLFHNPNVSGALAFRGIIVDLLEELKDRMNFTYDLYIEKSGLYGDFTEDVNGFLTDASGLMGEIYNCRYDLAFGPLAITSHRMKYVEFTKPWMDYGLALLTAKPRPAQTNYFAFLGPFSTTSWLFALVCVVVVSLAFPLLQTITPLYFQKNRDGDDNDEKANRGVVRIFLHKLYDSFWFFLTTALQTGPEGANFLPARILFGFWYFFILIVVATYTANLAAFLTFQRLTSSISSAQELATQSDVPYGTVKSSSVEEFFASSAMEPFQTMGKYMKATPNLSPVSNSERGLERARGTDPANQYVFIWDLPILQYFASQRPCDVHIVGRSFNRQGYGIAMPKNMPYRDDFSLNVMKLRSSGWLENATSHWLDTGQCGDSNTDSSNQGQVDVSHLLGVFVFLAVGVFVAFSVAILQRALFQKRLKKRKEDDTVSCKSTRKQTTQKSENVKISVV